The Leguminivora glycinivorella isolate SPB_JAAS2020 chromosome 1, LegGlyc_1.1, whole genome shotgun sequence genome includes a region encoding these proteins:
- the LOC125225427 gene encoding LOW QUALITY PROTEIN: uncharacterized protein LOC125225427 (The sequence of the model RefSeq protein was modified relative to this genomic sequence to represent the inferred CDS: inserted 1 base in 1 codon), translated as MDDGGMNHYEQQLYTVFKTFDVDNSEALDRAAVLQLCDALQLEGRGAALVESLFERRTERVTFATFRNGLLGVLGASEPAPAPAPDHSDDDSSGREVAPKFVFGSKKYGRRSRPVRGAHDDAAPRAASASRLDADGCARPRMRYKRSASAMEARTPPDLLDHERRIDRVQAAALCRDLHMDAIDPRLVDRIFDDAPAEETTVGEFFDQLNAALTPLAAGEATAPPSIPPPDPPDGEDDAEGTVTGEAIAEAWERAGVRRPRRLLAELGFTAPILSAAELERALDDEIRALPAREERDARPLLQQAALAVSRLRRAGARARAAAAAAERDKLRADLAEANRRAQLLAQDVDENHARLEAERQAAIRLLEARHXETTRAVSNEAAAERERAATIRAELEAEVARRGEVEAKLRAELTALRSRSEQLERRVSVAEERATAAERERARTEEEARAAAAAAEVRSEEGRSARSALERQVLELRAECARLRDRADELQAGLEARARPPPAAAAASASWRDEAALDGIEECDSSPPSIERLVLETDAARRLRSIADSLSPECAHCAAAAAALRGLSDSPAARGPSEATAAQGPSEATATHRLSESTEAAVQTEERDEEKRIEELQKKHEAEKSDLNNLIAPPAIVVRFCQRRRKDELVTAARARRGLTSADAGLPGPAVPIYVNEHLTAVNKVLLRYEVYRRDRTGRTAQRGGGVLVAARRGLSVSRRDEWCASPRHEELWLTVEPRACAGAAPRSPRASPRHRQPAGRPPLLHIASSDARLGELLARVAEYEAQFRPRLPALLESELEPQYQQLAQVSAADSQRATRASASCWRASPSTRRSSGPGCPRCSRASWSRSTSSWRRSVLRTVSEPRAPRRAAGARRRVRGAVPAQAARAARERAGAAVPAAGAGQCCGQSASHARLGELLARVAEYEAQFRPRLPALLESELEPQYQQLAQVSAADSQRATRASASCWRASPSTRRSSGPGCPRCSRASWSRSTSSWRRSVLRTVSEPRAPRRAAGARRRVRGAVPAQAARAARERAGAAVPAAGAGQCCGQSASHARLGELLARVAEYEAQFRPRLPALLESELEPQYQQLAQVSAADSQRATRASASCWRASPSTRRSSGPGCPRCSRASWSRSTSSWRRSVLRTVSEPRAPRRAAGARRRVRGAVPAQAARAARERAGAAVPAAGAGQCCGQSASHARLGELLARVAEYEAQFRPRLPALLESELEPQYQQLAQVSAADSQRATRASASCWRASPSTRRSSGPGCPRCSRASWSRSTSSWRRSVLRTVSEPRAPRRAAGARRRVRGAVPAQAARAARERAGAAVPAAGAGQCCGQSASHARLGELLARVAEYEAQFRPRLPALLESELEPQYQQLAQKTPLAPRPASDGDQRLGSQPPGSGTCACAAWTAAWRRCAAAEGATLRTRCAHAERAAARLLARLHAADALVAELYKENCQLQHRRVSPRLL; from the exons ATGGACGACGGGGGTATGAACCACTACGAGCAACAGCTGTACACAGTGTTCAAAACGTTCGACGTAGATAACTCGGAGGCGCTGGACCGCGCGGCCGTGCTGCAGCTGTGTGACGCTTTGCAGCTGGAGGGTCGCGGCGCCGCGCTGGTCGAGTCGCTGTTCGAGCGTCGCACCGAGCGCGTCACCTTCGCCACCTTCCGCAACGGGCTGCTCGGCGTGCTCGGCGCCAGcgagcccgcgcccgcgcccgcgcccgaccACAGCGACGACGACTCCTCCGGCCGCGAGGTGGCGCCCAAGTTCGTGTTCGGCTCCAAGAAGTACGGGCGCCGCTCGCGGCCCGTGCGCGGCGCCCACGACGacgccgcgccgcgcgccgcctCCGCCTCGCGCCTCGACGCCGACGGCTGCGCGCGCCCCCGCATGCGCTACAAGCGCAGCGCCTCCGCCATGGAGGCCCGCACTCCACCCGACCTGCTCGACCACGAGCGCCGCATAGACCGCGTGCAGGCCGCCGCGCTCTGCCGCGACCTTCACATGGACGCGATCGACCCGCGCCTCGTCGACCGCATCTTCGACGACGCGCCCGCAGAAGAGACGACCGTCGGTGAGTTCTTTGACCAACTCAATGCGGCGCTGACGCCGTTAGCTGCGGGCGAGGCTACAGCGCCGCCTTCCATACCGCCGCCCGACCCGCCCGACGGAGAAGACGACGCGGAGGGCACCGTGACCGGCGAGGCGATCGCGGAGGCCTGGGAGCGCGCCGGGGTGCGTCGACCGCGCCGACTCTTAGCCGAGCTCGGCTTCACTGCCCCCATTTTGAGTGCCGCCGAGCTGGAACGCGCGTTGGACGACGAGATACGCGCGCTGCCGGCGCGCGAGGAGCGTGATGCGAGGCCTCTCCTACAACAGGCGGCGTTGGCAGTCAGCCGTCTACGACGGGCCGGCgcccgcgcgcgcgccgccgccgccgcggccgAGCGCGACAAGCTCCGCGCCGACCTCGCCGAGGCCAACCGGCGCGCTCAACTCCTCGCCCAGGACGTCGACGAGAACCACGCGCGATTAGAAGCGGAGAGGCAGGCGGCCATTCGTCTATTAGAAGCGCGGC GCGAAACCACGCGCGCCGTCAGCAACGAGGCCGCCGCGGAGCGCGAGCGGGCCGCGACGATTCGCGCCGAATTGGAAGCGGAAGTCGCGCGACGCGGAGAGGTAGAGGCGAAGCTGCGCGCCGAGCTGACGGCGCTGCGGTCGAGATCGGAACAGCTGGAAAGACGCGTGAGCGTCGCGGAGGAGAGGGCTACGGCGGCGGAACGCGAGCGAGCGCGGACGGAAGAGGAggcgcgcgcggcggccgcggcggcgGAAGTGCGCTCGGAGGAGGGTCGCTCGGCTCGCTCGGCGCTGGAGCGGCAGGTGCTGGAGCTGCGCGCGGAGTGCGCGCGGCTGCGGGACCGCGCGGACGAGCTGCAGGCGGGGCTGGAGGCGCGCGCgcgcccgccgcccgccgccgccgccgcctccgccTCGTGGCGCGACGAGGCCGCACTGGACGGGATCGAA GAGTGTGACTCGTCACCGCCCAGCATCGAGCGCCTAGTCCTCGAAACGGACGCCGCTCGCCGCCTCCGGTCAATCGCCGACTCTTTGTCACCAGAGTGCGCGCACTGCGCGGCTGCCGCGGCGGCGTTGCGGGGGCTGAGCGACTCGCCGGCGGCGCGGGGGCCGAGTGAAGCGACGGCGGCGCAGGGCCCAAGTGAAGCGACAGCGACGCATAGGTTAAGTGAGTCAACTGAAGCAGCTGTTCAGACAGAGGAAAGGGATGAAGAAAAGCGCATCGAAGAGCTACAGAAGAAACATGAAGCCGAGAAGAGTGACTTGAATAATTTAATTGC GCCCCCGGCGATCGTCGTGCGTTTCTGCCAGCGTCGCCGCAAGGACGAGCTGGTgacggcggcgcgcgcgcgccgcggcCTGACCAGCGCGGATGCCGGTCTCCCGGGCCCGGCGGTGCCTATCTACGTGAACGAGCATCTCACGGCTGTAAACAAGGTGCTACTTAG GTATGAAGTGTATAGACGTGATAGAACAGGGCGTACAGCGCAGCGCGGCGGGGGCGTGCTGGTGGCAGCGCGGCGCGGGCTGAGTGTGTCGCGCCGGGACGAGTGGTGTGCGTCGCCGCGGCACGAGGAGCTGTGGCTCACCGTGGAGCCGCGGGCCTGCGCCGGCGCCGCGCCCCGCTCTCCGCGCGCCTCGCCCCGCCATCGCCAACCGGCCGGCCGGCCGCCACTGTTGCACATCGCTT cgAGCGACGCGCGCCTCGGCGAGCTGCTGGCGCGCGTCGCCGAGTACGAGGCGCAGTTCCGGCCCAGGCTGCCCGCGCTGCTCGAGAGCGAGCTGGAGCCGCAGTACCAGCAGCTGGCGCAGGTCAGTGCTGCGGACAGTCAGCGAGCCACGCGCGCCTCGGCGAGCTGCTGGCGCGCGTCGCCGAGTACGAGGCGCAGTTCCGGCCCAGGCTGCCCGCGCTGCTCGAGAGCGAGCTGGAGCCGCAGTACCAGCAGCTGGCGCAGGTCAGTGCTGCGGACAGTCAGCGAGCCACGCGCGCCTCGGCGAGCTGCTGGCGCGCGTCGCCGAGTACGAGGCGCAGTTCCGGCCCAGGCTGCCCGCGCTGCTCGAGAGCGAGCTGGAGCCGCAGTACCAGCAGCTGGCGCAGGTCAGTGCTGCGGACAGTCAGCGAGCCACGCGCGCCTCGGCGAGCTGCTGGCGCGCGTCGCCGAGTACGAGGCGCAGTTCCGGCCCAGGCTGCCCGCGCTGCTCGAGAGCGAGCTGGAGCCGCAGTACCAGCAGCTGGCGCAGGTCAGTGCTGCGGACAGTCAGCGAGCCACGCGCGCCTCGGCGAGCTGCTGGCGCGCGTCGCCGAGTACGAGGCGCAGTTCCGGCCCAGGCTGCCCGCGCTGCTCGAGAGCGAGCTGGAGCCGCAGTACCAGCAGCTGGCGCAGGTCAGTGCTGCGGACAGTCAGCGAGCCACGCGCGCCTCGGCGAGCTGCTGGCGCGCGTCGCCGAGTACGAGGCGCAGTTCCGGCCCAGGCTGCCCGCGCTGCTCGAGAGCGAGCTGGAGCCGCAGTACCAGCAGCTGGCGCAGGTCAGTGCTGCGGACAGTCAGCGAGCCACGCGCGCCTCGGCGAGCTGCTGGCGCGCGTCGCCGAGTACGAGGCGCAGTTCCGGCCCAGGCTGCCCGCGCTGCTCGAGAGCGAGCTGGAGCCGCAGTACCAGCAGCTGGCGCAGGTCAGTGCTGCGGACAGTCAGCGAGCCACGCGCGCCTCGGCGAGCTGCTGGCGCGCGTCGCCGAGTACGAGGCGCAGTTCCGGCCCAGGCTGCCCGCGCTGCTCGAGAGCGAGCTGGAGCCGCAGTACCAGCAGCTGGCGCAGGTCAGTGCTGCGGACAGTCAGCGAGCCACGCGCGCCTCGGCGAGCTGCTGGCGCGCGTCGCCGAGTACGAGGCGCAGTTCCGGCCCAGGCTGCCCGCGCTGCTCGAGAGCGAGCTGGAGCCGCAGTACCAGCAGCTGGCGCAGGTCAGTGCTGCGGACAGTCAGCGAGCCACGCGCGCCTCGGCGAGCTGCTGGCGCGCGTCGCCGAGTACGAGGCGCAGTTCCGGCCCAGGCTGCCCGCGCTGCTCGAGAGCGAGCTGGAGCCGCAGTACCAGCAGCTGGCGCAGGTCAGTGCTGCGGACAGTCAGCGAGCCACGCGCGCCTCGGCGAGCTGCTGGCGCGCGTCGCCGAGTACGAGGCGCAGTTCCGGCCCAGGCTGCCCGCGCTGCTCGAGAGCGAGCTGGAGCCGCAGTACCAGCAGCTGGCGCAGGTCAGTGCTGCGGACAGTCAGCGAGCCACGCGCGCCTCGGCGAGCTGCTGGCGCGCGTCGCCGAGTACGAGGCGCAGTTCCGGCCCAGGCTGCCCGCGCTGCTCGAGAGCGAGCTGGAGCCGCAGTACCAGCAGCTGGCGCAGGTCAGTGCTGCGGACAGTCAGCGAGCCACGCGCGCCTCGGCGAGCTGCTGGCGCGCGTCGCCGAGTACGAGGCGCAGTTCCGGCCCAGGCTGCCCGCGCTGCTCGAGAGCGAGCTGGAGCCGCAGTACCAGCAGCTGGCGCAG AAAACTCCTTTGGCTCCGCGGCCGGCGTCTGACGGCGACCAGCGTCTGGGCTCGCAGCCACCTG gaagT GGCACGTGCGCGTGCGCAGCGTGGacggcggcgtggcggcgcTGTGCGGCGGCGGAGGGCGCGACGCTGCGCACGCGCTGCGCGCACGCCGAGCGCGCCGCCGCGCGCCTGCTGGCGCGCCTGCACGCCGCCGACGCGCTGGTGGCCGAGCTGTACAAGGAGAACTGCCAGCTGCAGCACCGGCGCGTGTCGCCCCGGCTGCTGTGA
- the LOC125233414 gene encoding LOW QUALITY PROTEIN: chitinase-3-like protein 2 (The sequence of the model RefSeq protein was modified relative to this genomic sequence to represent the inferred CDS: inserted 1 base in 1 codon), translated as MEKDIDSNLEEGDLVELLKVEGRLVRHARALRWAAWLMVFVGATLWFCLLVPPPPPPAPRAALVCYYNTPHDARSLQPGDIPPHLCTHINVAFASVRNKTLHLDPPQLAAIRQVVSLKKSNPDLKVLVSVGGAGENGFAEMVINHASRKQFIRSIKSLLRNYTLDGIDLDWEFPTGNRQRQHFSQLLREIRAEYIREKRQYLLTVAVVAEETLADASFDYDQLNLYTDFVNVMTYDYHFYTKMTPFTGFNSPLYSEPGQRFFLSTLNVNYTMHMYLAKGLAPEKLVVGIPTYGHSFQLVNPGNTXAGSPAAGPGSLGAGGFVSYPDVCQFVKRPGGKRSRDAAAAVPYAHRGTEWLSYDDEESVARKAEFAARLGLRGAMVYSLDADDHSHSCGPQALPLVSAVRRALAGPLV; from the exons ATGGAAAAGGACATTGATAGCAACCTGGAGGAGGGAGACCTCGTCGAGCTGTTGAAGGTGGAAGGCAGGTTGGTGAGGCACGCGAGGGCGCTCCGCTGGGCCGCTTGGCTCATGGTGTTCGTGGGCGCCACGCTGTGGTTCTGCCTGCTggtgccgccgccgccgccgccggcgccccgcgccgcGCTCGTCTGCTACTACAACACGCCCCACGACGCCCGCTCGCTGCAGCCCGGGGACATACCGCCACATTTGTGTACACACATCAATGTGGCCTTCGCCAGTGTGCGCAATAAGACCTTGCACTTGGATCCGCCGCAGTTGGCTGCCATACGCCAAGTGGTTTCGCTTAAAAAGTCTAACCCTGACCTGAAGGTGCTCGTCTCTGTAGGGGGCGCCGGCGAGAACGGTTTCGCCGAAATGGTGATCAATCACGCCTCACGCAAGCAATTTATTCGATCTATCAAATCCCTCCTGCGTAACTATACCTTAGACGGAATAGATCTGGACTGGGAGTTTCCGACCGGAAACAGGCAGCGGCAACACTTCTCCCAGCTGCTTCGTGAGATCCGAGCAGAGTATATTAGGGAAAAACGACAATACTTACTGACAGTTGCCGTTGTAGCAGAGGAAACTTTAGCCGATGCATCATTTGATTACGATCAGCTAAACTTGTACACTGACTTTGTGAATGTTATGACTTACGATTatcatttttatactaaaatgaCTCCATTCACTGGCTTCAACTCCCCTTTGTATTCTGAACCGGGGCAGCGGTTTTTCCTTTCCACATTGAATGTAAACTACACAATGCACATGTACCTCGCTAAAGGGCTAGCTCCGGAAAAGCTAGTGGTTGGGATCCCTACATACGGGCACTCATTTCAGCTGGTAAATCCAGGTAACA TTGCCGGGAGTCCGGCAGCGGGGCCGGGCAGCTTGGGTGCCGGTGGATTTGTGTCCTATCCGGATGTATGCCAGTTTGTTAAGCGTCCGGGAGGCAAACGGTCGCGAGACGCCGCCGCGGCGGTGCCCTACGCGCACCGCGGGACGGAGTGGCTCTCCTATGATGATGAAGAGAGTGTAGCGAGGAAGGCCGAGTTCGCAGCGCGGCTGGGGCTGCGCGGGGCCATGGTGTACTCGCTGGACGCCGACGACCACTCGCACAGCTGCGGGCCGCAGGCGCTGCCGCTGGTGTCGGCGGTCCGGCGCGCGCTGGCCGGGCCGTTGGTGTAG